CCTCTTCACCTGACCATGTGGGGTTTAGGTTCACTAGTCAGTAAAGACAATGGATGAAAGGTACCAGATATTTGCATGGACATACATAAAGAACTGGCCCGCAAAAGACATGTACTCCATCGTACAGGTTACATTATATGTATATTTCAGTTAACACCTGGGCATCAATTACTTGTGAGCACAGACAAAAAGATTAACGGTAATAACATCACGGATCACAGACATTGCCCTTCAGGTATCAAATCAAGGATGCTAAGTAATCGACACTGTTCCTCCTAACGTTTTAGACAGTTGCTAATCTGTTCCCCATGGTATGCTTACAGAGTTACCTTAAACCATCACAGTACCAGAATTCTATATAATGCCAAACGAAACCGTCAATATGACATCTAGTCTGCATCACTACATATGGGGGAAAAAGTTAAACCTCAGATGAACCAGAAAACACGTACATGACATTAAGCTGGGTTCAAAGCTTCAACGCAGCTGCATTTTCCTAGCAATGCTGGGTAGTGGGCACCCTCTAATGACAGGGAACAAGCATGCAGAGAAGATTGAGATTGGTGGGCTCTTCTTGTCATCCATATGGGTGATACCGTCCATATCCACCAGCAAAGCTCCCCTTATTCCCGTCAGGTGTGCTAGCAGATCCATAACCACCTAGAGCAGGATCATATGCCCCACCATAGGTGGCACCACCAAAGCCAGAACTACCAGGGGCACCAAAGCTCTGATCAGCATCACCACCAAAGCCAGAACTACCAGGGGCGCCAAAGCTCTCATCAGCAACAGTGCGTCTATAGCCACTCAAGTCTCCACCAGCATAAGCTCCACCAAAACCTCCTCCATATAACCCGAAGCGACTGGGATAACCAAACGAAGATGCAGCTCCATAGGCCCCTAATCCTGCATAGTAACGACCATATCCAACACCAAACTCACCCATCCCACCGTAGCTGCCGAGCCTACTAGCGCTGAAACCTGCATCGCTCCTATAAGGACCAAATCCACCACCACTGTAACTGCCATAAGCATTGGTCAATCCACCATAGTTATCAACAGAAGGGTGGTCCCTAGAGCCACTATCATATGAAGACCTAGAACTTCTACCACGCCCTGATGGAGGTGGATTTGAGGATTTCTTTGGTTCTGCTTTCTTGATCTCCACCTACAAACAAAGCAAATGACCTAAGCCCTGTCAAATAACCTATGGGGCCTTTCTATCCATTAAGCATGATGTTCCAGCAGTCATTGAGTTGAATAGAAGAgtgcattttatttttgttgatgTTACTTCACATATTTTACACCATAAGTACACAGTGGACGGGATAACCATTTGTGACATTTCTTTAATAAACAGCAGACTCACCTTTGAACCAGCAAGATCGATCATATTTCCGTTTGCTAATAAATCATCTACAACATCCTCAGAAGCAAAAACTATAAATCCAAAGCCTCTAGAGCGTTTTGTTTCACGATCAAACATAATCTGGTGGTCTACCACAGTCCCATATCTTGCAAAGAAATTCTTGAAATCATCTGATCAAAGGAAACAAATGGAAGAACCATCAGGCAAAAATCAATGTAAAACAAAGCTGACCATCATATGCCATGCTGATGCTACCATTACCTTCAGTTAGTGCTGAGGGAAGCCCACCAACAAATATCTTTCTAGTCTTGAAATCCTTAGAGCTAGACTGCATTGCACCTTTTGGTATTGTTCTTTTAATCTCAACCTGGAGTAAACAAATGGCAGTACTACTAAGTAACTGTCAGCTGTCAATACATGGGGGATTGCAAAGGAAAATGTTGTGGATGAGGTATGGTTCACAATTGAAACATCTGACAGGAAATTGAGAGGTAAATCACATTTGTTATAGCTCCATTAAGTAACAAGAGCAAATTGACAATGATCCAAAATTGAATCAGAAATACCATTAGAAGTTTGCAAATCCATGATAGATACTGATATGCCAATTGCTTGAAGTAACAAAGCAATACAGATAAACATAGCCACAGTAGCAACAGTCGTGTTTGCTTAAATGCATTCACAACTAGATAACCAAAAAATAACAATCGTACTTAGTATGAGAAGTACTGCTAactattaaaaaaaactaggcACTTGAATCAGAAGGTGTAATTTCATTTCAACACAGCATCGTAAGCTAACACAATTGATGATATATCCAGATTTTGTAATTATCACACAATGGACCTAAATGTATACAGAGTGCAGACaagaattaaaaaaatagaGCAATTCAACTACTAAATGGTGACACTGAATTACTGGAAAATAAAACTTACTGGCTTTCCATTGATGACATGAGTTTCCTCTATCACTTTATCAACAACAGCAGGGTCAGAGTATGTAATGAAGCCGAAACCCCGTGGCTGAGATGTGTGCCGATCTTTCATTATTACTGAATCAACTATTTCTCCATACTGGCCAAAATGCCTCACAAATGTAGCTGCAACAGGAAACAGCAAcacaaaatcagaaaaatggaAACAAAGCTAAACTGAGCAGTGATGTGAATTGGTGCCACTAGGATCCTCACCGATCCTTTTTAGTTCAATTAGTACTAGTTTTCCAAAATGTGTCCTAAACCTGAGAATCTACTAATCCTAAGATTCACTAGTGTTCACACATCAAATTGCTGAACAAATGATAAGTAAAATGGAAAAAAGGCACGAATGGCAGGATATTGATGCATTCACAGTGCTAAAACATGCCCTAGTCTATAAACTGTTCCCAACGTTTAGCCCTAACCCCCTATCTCTGGCACCGCACTGATTACAAGGATAATGAGCAGAATGGTTTACAAAGTTTATATAAGCACATTTTCTTACAAATTAACAGATATTTTCATAGGATGTTTCCAATTCATAGAATTAGGCATTACATGTAAACTCATTAGCAATGGAATATAATACACCCACACAAGATCTTCATCAGACATAAATGCAGATATGGTAACAGGGTCAGTGGCAACTTAAACAGATTAGCTACCACAGTAGAGAAGCATCAAAATTCTTGTTGCCTAGGTGCATTGCGTGTAACCCTCAGTGATCACAAGTCACAACACAGCTTAGAATCCATGTACTAAACACAGACCATCACTGCAATTTTTCACACGCTATAGCTAACAAACGAGCCGAGGCACGGCATCATTGCAACACTGCAGGGAAACGCACCACACATCCCAATACCAACTGAAAACCGCCCAAGCATACCGCTTTCTCCCACACCCACAGTCCAAGAAAACCCCCAAAATTGCACAGCAGAATCGCGATCGCCGCACCCAATCCAAACGGATCACTACAAGCATAGCACCCCAAAACCACCAAAACGAAGGAATCGATCAGCCTACCATCCGTGGTGTCCCGCGGCAGCCCCCCGACGAAAATCTTCCTGCGAACCAAACGCGAACCAATCAGGCCGCTAAACCGAGATCCCGTAAGCTCTAGGGGAGAGACGGGGCCGGAAGCTCATACCCCGGGttgccaccgccgtcgccgccgccgcctccgcctccgccgccgcgccccctgGTTCTCGTCTCCGCCTTCCCCATGGCGGCAGCGTTAGGGTTGCGTACGGAAGCTCGGCAGTTCGCCCTTGTGGTTTCAGGATTTCAGTCGCAGATGCCGTATGAGCTCGCGGCTAAGGAAAACAACAGTGGGCTAGCCTGCGAATTTGCATTAGCGCTTAGCGGCCCGCTCAATAAACGCACAAGGGGGGCTTTTCTACTAAGTTGGCAATTATACGagaaatttttttaaagaagtATACGAGAAAAACCGTCCAATAAATCAGGAGTGATGATATTGTAGGCCGTACTACTTTGATCGGCCCATTTAATAGACGCACAATATAAATTTTCTAATTCTagttggttcaatttacccctaatATAATTTGTCTTTTTCTTCGGTGCACAAGTGGAATACAGGAACCTTGAGTTAATATTTTGTATCCTAAGATAtgttataaaaatatatcatgatTTTTCgtaatatttaataataaatatattcttgagatacaaaaatatatgaaaaaaatgatgaaaaaattataatatattttttaacatagATTTTGATATCAACTACCACTTTGCAAAACCTtgaattaaaattcaacttataCATAGAGAAACAAAATGACAAATTAAATTATGGGGTAAATTATACCAAATAACATAGTTTCGGGTGTAAAGCGAACCAAAAAATACTTTAGGGGTTATCTGCTATACTTGAGGAAAgtaatttgaatttttcaaaaaaaaagtgtagTACGCTATAGTATCTCTTCTGCCAAGCGACATTAGAGCGACCAGTGGTGGACTTCGATTTTACCATTATTAGT
The genomic region above belongs to Setaria italica strain Yugu1 chromosome VI, Setaria_italica_v2.0, whole genome shotgun sequence and contains:
- the LOC101776944 gene encoding heterogeneous nuclear ribonucleoprotein 1; this translates as MGKAETRTRGRGGGGGGGGGDGGGNPGKIFVGGLPRDTTDATFVRHFGQYGEIVDSVIMKDRHTSQPRGFGFITYSDPAVVDKVIEETHVINGKPVEIKRTIPKGAMQSSSKDFKTRKIFVGGLPSALTEDDFKNFFARYGTVVDHQIMFDRETKRSRGFGFIVFASEDVVDDLLANGNMIDLAGSKVEIKKAEPKKSSNPPPSGRGRSSRSSYDSGSRDHPSVDNYGGLTNAYGSYSGGGFGPYRSDAGFSASRLGSYGGMGEFGVGYGRYYAGLGAYGAASSFGYPSRFGLYGGGFGGAYAGGDLSGYRRTVADESFGAPGSSGFGGDADQSFGAPGSSGFGGATYGGAYDPALGGYGSASTPDGNKGSFAGGYGRYHPYG